GAGCAAATTTCAGGTTTGCCAAGTGCAAACTTGAACtgtgtgaaaattctgtgcaacttccagcacaCGTTtgctgaggctgtacccactttaagttactgTTTCAAAAAGTAttctactgtggctatttgatcataatgtaggcttaACAGAGTAGCCTACCATCAACAACAATTGAGAAATTGTATGTTGTTCAATATAGGACTACATTCCGTGAGTAAAAATAAATGAATAGACATTACcttgtttatccacttgtccttcagacaaggaggtgactgaacatgttGTGGTGTTCGATGCAGGAAAACACTTTACAAAATTAAAGATCTTTTTTATTCCCATACCATAATTACAGAGAGTCAGACAAATGattctaccctctgcctattggctattTAGATcataattacagagaatcagacaaatgattctaccctctgcctattggctacttagatcataattacagagaatcagacaaatgattctaccctctgcctattggctacttagatCATAATTACATAGAATCAGACAAATGattctaccctctgcctattggctacttagatcataattacagagaatcagacaaatgattctaccctctgcctattggctacttagatCATAATTACATAGAATCAGACAAATGattctaccctctgcctattggctacttagatcataattacagagaatcagacatatTATtataccctctgcctattggctacttagatcataattacagagaatcagacatatTATtataccctctgcctattggctacttagatcataattacagagaatcagacatatTATtataccctctgcctattggctacttagatcataattacagagaatcagacatatTATtataccctctgcctattggctacttagcttattcaagcatgtctcaaaatacaacatgGCCCCTTAattaatgacaaaacaaaagcttttacctgactcgcttttcaaagatgtACAGCTTTTCTTCTGTTGTAGGAAGAAATCACTCccccattgctgactacaaataaTATATAACTGGGCTTATAACTCACTAAATAGcaaggatatgaacaaatgtgcacatttggctacatgcagctctcgctttgatctcaaaagaAGCGCATCTACTCATGACCGCTCATCCTgttaacacagtccagttcaaagtgaatgacacagatccatatatggcaatggtctatttacATATAGGcttactgcagctctgattggttatgccgcactggtctggtctgtgtagagtacggggcCTGACTCGTGCCTGATAGTGTTTAACTAAGTTGGAAAACTaggaagttgagtgaagttcaatctagTGCGTTGCTCTGTGCGGTAGTCCCAGGGGTGCGCACGAGCGCAGCTGAAGGCCTCAGTTTAGCTGAACTCGGCTAGCCGAACTGAACGAGTGTGCTCACAAACTCCCTTAAAAGACCGTCGCTTGAAAAATGAGAAAATAAGCAGAAATGGTAAAAGACCTTTGCTTGAAAAATGAGAATAAAATCAGCAATGGTACTGTTTGTCCCTTTTGAGACGccatagccagtatacacttcctcattATAGTCAGAtttaatctaagataactcaagaaatgtGTAATTAATTTTGACGTTTAGtcgcgcaattttacatctaactaagatgttgaccaatcaccgacgaagAGGCGTAGACTTCGGCTCCAAACTTCGGCTTGCTTCCAGGTAAAAAAATGCGTGTTCCCGAACAACCCGAAAAAACCCTCACCGAAgtccaaaacaaacaaaatgttgTCATATTATGTGCACGAACTCTACCGACCTGTTCCAGCTGGGAAGAATGCAGACACCTTTAttattagagggaacattggtcatGACCTTGATATATCAGAGGTTTTTTCTCTTCTTTCAaatgttcttctctctctctctctctctctgtgtgtgtgtgtgtgtgtgtgtgtgtgtgtgtgtgtgtgtgtgtgtgtgtgtgtgtgtgtgtgtgtgtgtgtgtgtgtgtgtgtgtgtgtgtgtgtgtgtgtgtgtgtgtgtgtgtgtgtgtgtgtgtgaggaaccAATAGGCTCGTTGTTGAAAGTCCCTGGAGATGGATGTCGTCCATGTTGGCTGAACCAACATGTCAATCATTCAACTCTACTATTTCCTAACTGATGAAATTCAGCACTACTATTTCCTAACTGTGATGACATTCAAACCTTATGTGTAATGCATACAGTATATCATCTCCTTAACGATAAATCTGTCTACATACTAGAACAAGCATGTGGAATGAGGTGTGGTAGCATTGTGAAATGGAGGGATAATGTCACAACCAAACATTAGTAGTGTTTACCTGTACATTAATCAATTACTCACGTTATGGGAAAGTGTCATGAATGATGAGTCAAGTGAAGATGCCCACATTGATATGGCTGATACTGTCCTAGAGAGCAGCATGCAATGTGTTTCAACACTGATGTCCTGCTAAGCAGCATGCAATACTGATGTCCTGCTAAGCAGCATGCAATACTGATGTCCTGCTAAGCAGCATGCAATACTGATGTCCTGCTTAGCAGCATGCAATACTGATGTCCTGCTTAGCAGCATGCAATACAAATCAACACTGATGTCCTGCTTAGCAACATGCAATACTGATGTCCTGCTTAGCAGCATGCAATACTGATGTCCTGCTTAGCAGCATGCAATACAAATCAACACTGATGTCCTGCTTAGCAACATGCAACACTGATGTCCTGCTTAGCAGCATGCAATACTGATGTCCTGCTTAGCAGCATGCAATACATATCAATACTGATGTCCTGCTTAGCAGCATGCAATACTGATGTCCTGCTAAGCAGCATGCAATACTGATGTCCTGCTTAGCAGCATGCAATACTGATGTCCTGCTTAGCAGCATGCAATACAAATCAACACTGATGTCCTGCTTAGCAACATGCAACACTGATGTCCTGCTTAGCAGCATGCAATACTGATGTCCTGCTTAGCAGCATGCAATACTGATGTCCTGCTTAGCAGCATGCAATACATATCAACACTGATGTCCTGCTTAGCAGCATGCAATACATATCAAAACTGATGTCCTGCTAAGCAGCATGCAATACATATCAACACTGATGTCCTGCTTAGCAACATGCAATACATATCAACACTGATGTCCTGCTTAGCAACATGCAATACATATCAACACTGATGTCCTGTTTAGCAACATGCAATACATATCAACACTGATGTCCTGCTTAGCAACATGCAATACATATCAACACTGATGTCCTGCTTAGCAGCATGCAATACATATCAACACTGATGTCCTGCTTAGCAACATGCAATACATATCAACACTGATGTCCTGCTTAGCAACATGCAATACATATCAACACTGATGTCCTGTTTAGCAACATGCAATACATATCAACACTGATGTCCTGCTTAGCAACATGCAATACATATCAACACTGATGTCCTGCTTAGCAGCATGCAATACTGATGTCCTGCTTAGCAGCATGCAATACATATCAACACTGATGTCCTGCTTAGCAACATGCAATACATATCAACACTGATGTCCTGCTTAGCAACATGCAATACATATCAACACTGATGTCCTGCTTAGCAGCATGCAATACAAATCAACACTGATGTCCTGCTTAGCAACATGCAACACTGATGTCCTGCTTAGCAGCATGCAATACTGATGTTCTGCTTAGCAGCATGCAATACATATCAACACTGATGTCATGCTTAGCAACATGCAATACTGATGTCCTGCTAAGCAGCATGCAATACTGATGTCCTGCTAAGCAGCATGCAATACAAATCAACACTGATGTCCTGCTTAGCAGCATGCAATACAAATCAACACTGATGTCCTGCTTAGCAACATGCAATACTGATGTCCTGCTTAGCAACATGCAATACTGATGTCCTGCTTAGCAGCATGCAATACATATCAACACTGATGTCCTGCTTAGCAGCATGCAATACTGATGTCCTGCTTAGCAGCATGCAATACAAATCAACACTGATGTCCTGCTTATTCAGTTCTTTGTCCTCCTTTTGAGGTGTAATTAGACAAGCTATTAATCACAAACAACACCAAAGCCTACAAACAAACCATTAGTATCAGTTTGCTGAGTTGTACAACAGTTAGTATACTATAGTTAGTATACTATAGTTAGTATACAGCAGTTAGTATACTATAGTTAGTATACATCAGTTAGTATACTATAGTTAGTATACAGCAGTTAGTATACTATAGTTAGTATACTATAGTTAGTATACAGCAGTTAGTATACTATAGTTAGTATACTATAGTTAGTATACAGCAGTTAGTATACTATAGTTAGTATACTATAGTTAGTATACAGCAGTTAGTATACTATAGTTAGTATACTATAGTTAGTATACTATAGTTAGTATACTATATTTAGTATACTATAGTTAGTATACAGCAGTTAGTATACTATAGTTAGTATACAGCAGTTAGTATACTATAGTTAGTATACATCAGTTAGTATACTATAGTTAGTATACAGCAGTTAGTATACTATAGTTAGTATACAGCAGTTAGTATACTATAGTTAGTATACTATAGTTAGTATACAGCAGTTAGTATACTATAGTTAGTATACTATAGTTAGTATACAGCTGTTAGTATACAGCTGTTAGTATACAGCTGTTAGTATACTATAGTTAATATACTATAGTTAGTATACTATAGTTAGTATACTATAGTTTCTCTCTTTACTGGTCTCTTTACACATACAACAAGAGCTGCTACGGTGTCATTCCTGTCTGTCAACCCTAAGTCTAACCCTTCagtttctctccttcctctcctctctccagatgaggACAGCAGCCCAGAGAACCTGCTCCTTCATGGGCCTTTTTCCCGCAAGCCGAAGCGCATCCGGACAGCCTTCTCCCCCTCACAGCTCCTCAGGCTGGAGAGGGCCTTTGAGAAGAACCACTATGTGGTGGGAGCAGAACGGAAGCAGCTCGCCAGCGGCCTCTGCCTCACGGAGACACAGGTGTGTGATGGGGGGACTCAGCGATGTTGAACACACCCTAAACCCCGAGGGCCTAAAAGCCCATTTGTGCTTGATCCGAAAATGTGTTCGGAGGCTCCGGATGGAGGGTGTGACACAATTGGGAGGCTGGCGGAGGCCAAATTGAACTCTGTACCGTATCGTTATGCTCCTTCGTATAGCTCCgtattgacatgattggttgacggtaggtccAGTATGAACATAAATTCACTTCCTTGACAACCtccttgacaacagctctgctcaGCGAAGTGCAAGAAGTATACATGCCCTGACTTTAGAGGCCGTATCATAGTAAATGCTGTATGGCCACTGCAGGAGGCGGATTTACCGTGCAAAGCCTTGAAGGCATGGCTGCATTCCAGAGCGCTGAAACAGGAGATATGAGTAGACTCGTAGTCAGAACTccacaacaccccctcaaccaaCGTATAGCAAAACCAGGTTTCTTAACCACAAGTTGTTTGTCCTACGGTAGCTATCGGGATGGGCAAGGTGATGTCAATAAATTATGTAGTAAATTTCACAATGATTATTTATGACTTCATTTCCATAATCAACATCAGAAACACGCTGCTGATAAACAGCAATTTAGGCTTTTTGCAATCCTCTCATGCAATATATTATACATTGGGAATACAGTATTGCGATGTGCTGAACTTTTAATTTCAAAGGAATTAGACCAATAATTTAATCAAGCTTGTAAATGTGATATAAAAATTACAACCAGACAGAAACATGAGATATAAATATGTTGCTATTTGCAAACAGCTGTAAAGAACGAGAGTATGTGAAGCCTTAGGTAAAGGCAATGTTTGCCAGTGTTATAGAGACATTATGGAAGCAATAACAGTTTTACACCATGTGAAatattgtgttgtcattgttGCTAGGACACTTTGAAAAAAGCTTCGCTTAAAAATCATAGGggagacacacgcagacacttTTATAACTAGTAAAGGTACATTTACTGATGAAAATGTGTGTGCTTGCTTCAAGCGTCTCATGGTGTTTCATGGACGTGGAAAAACAAGTAGTAGTAGTTTTTACAAAAAGCACATTGATACTATATATTTTGCCAATGTTTCTTCCAGTACTAAACTCAacgtctctcctttctctcccaggTAAAGGTTTGGTTCCAGAACAGGAGGACGAAGCACAAGAGACAGAAGCTGGAGGAAGAGTCACCTGAGTCACAGCAGAAGAGGAAAGGAAGCCAGCACGTCAGCCGCTGGAGGGTGGCTACGCAGCAGGGCAGTGGCCCTGAGGACATCGATGTCATCTCAGAGGACTGACGTACATCGTCGTTGTCACCTTGATTAAACCATCATAAATCATTTGTCATGAatgcagactgactgactgactgctggctGACTGTGTCGGCAGTCTGTGTGCTCCTCTGAACACCTGGTTTGACCTTTCAATGAAAACGATCACTGCTTTAAGTTGGACAGGAGAAGGCCAAGTTCATCATTTTTATTGCACAGCTCTGACTGCTGTAAACGTGGTGGACATCTGCAATTTGGTCTATGTTGCTTGCCGTAGCAGCACAAATGACTGAAGAGAGACGGTTTGACTGAGAGGAATCCATTCAATACAGTTGGTTACTCTATTGTCTACCTGAACTTGAGATTGTCCTTCTCTCACACTCACATTTAACAAAACATTGTCATTGTTTTAG
This window of the Oncorhynchus keta strain PuntledgeMale-10-30-2019 chromosome 4, Oket_V2, whole genome shotgun sequence genome carries:
- the LOC118378278 gene encoding homeobox protein EMX1-like → MYQHSKKCFTIESLVGKDVNSSTTGDEPIRPTALRFTESIHPAPFGSCFQNSGRTLYSSPDMMFPDPGTHTGNSGLPLHPLQLPSQPFFNPHQRDTLNFYPWVLRNRYLGHRFQDEDSSPENLLLHGPFSRKPKRIRTAFSPSQLLRLERAFEKNHYVVGAERKQLASGLCLTETQVKVWFQNRRTKHKRQKLEEESPESQQKRKGSQHVSRWRVATQQGSGPEDIDVISED